A region of the Bacillota bacterium genome:
AGACGCTGCAAGACAAGGCTCTGCTGGGCGACGACCTCCTGTAGCGTCGGCATCTCTCGACGGGAATCCTTGGTATCTTGTACCTCCATGGAGAACCACCCCGCTCCCTATCTGTGCCCACCAGGTTTCTTATCGGTCGGCATTACATTATATGACCTTTCATGAAGACTGTGCGGGGCACGCGCCATCCGGAAGAGGGAGCGCGCCGACGGCTATCGCCTGTCACGCCTCACCAAACCCTGCCCTTCGGAATACGATCTATCAGCACCGGGCGGTGGCCCTGTGCGGATACTGCGGTGCGCGGGAAGCCGCAAGCCGGGAAGGTGGGACACGACGCCCATGGCGGACGAGTTGGAGGAACTCAGATCGAAAATCCGCGAGACTCTGCAGCAGAACGGAGGAACGTCGCTGGCAGGGGTGCTGCGCGAGGCGGGCATCTCCCCCGATAGGCAGGAAAAGGTGAAGGGCCTGCTCGGCGGGATGGGCTTTTCAGACGGTCAGCTGCTAGACCCTGCGGAGCTCGCCAAGATCGCGCAAGGTTTCTTGTCGTCGATGCCAGAGGAGGCCCGGCGCCAGCTCCTCGGGGTAGCTCTCCAAGTGGTGACTGAAATGAGTGGGAAAGGCGTGCCTCCAGGAATCACGGATGCCTTGTCACGCCAATCGAGCGAGGAAAGCAAGGATGTCCCACCCGATCCGAGCCAACGAGGGAGCGGCTAGATACACGGAGACCGAGCGAGAGCGCGCGGGGAACCAACCAACACGGCACCCCATATGATAGTAGCGAGGTAGGCACCGACGAACGAGGTTGCCTGCGGCAAAGTGGCATGACGAGTCCGGTGAGGCAGGGTGGGTCTCGTGAAAGTGCACGCGAACGAAAGCAAAGGGGGGTATGACCGGTGACGCAAGAGGTCCAATTCTGGTGGATAATCATACTGCTATTCGTCTTGCTCATCCCGATATTCTTGATCTTCTTCCCAATCTGGCCGTGGAGCAAGAAGGCCTGATCCCGCACATGGCTGCATGAAGTGAGGGACGGCAAAGTGATCGTCGGGCGGCCTGACCAGGGAAGCGACTTGGGGTCTCCATGGGAAGGCCGCGCGAGACCTCGTGACACACGAGGAAAGGAGGTCTCCCCATGACCCAGGAGATCGAGTTCTGGTGGATAATCATACTGCTCTTCGTCCTGCTCATCCCGCTCTTCTTGGTCTTCCTCCCGCTCTTTTCTTGGGGCAAGGGCGCGTAACGCTTGCTGCGGGCTGGGTGAAGTCTGGGAAACGGGGGGAGCGGACCGTGGTCCAACAACTCGAACACTGGTGGATCGTCATTCTCCTGTTCGTTCTGTTACTCCCGGAGCTCATCTCTCTATCCGCGGCGCTCGTCTCGATCCGTGCTAGGAAACCATGACCTGCTTGCCAACTCACAGCCTCCTCGCAGAAGGGCCTTCGGCCTCGACGGCCGGGGCCCTTCTGCGTTGACGAGAGGCCTCTTGGCGGCTCTTCCCCCGGGGGGGGGCCCTCCACTCACCGACCCTTGCCTTCAGGAATATCATTTAGCGTCGCTGAAATCCGCCGTAGAGGAGGACCAGGCACATGCTCCCGACTTATGCCGCCTACCTTATGGCACTTGCTATCCTCGCGCGCAAATCGCGCCGCGGAGCGGGGAGGACCAGATCAAGGGTGGTCCGGAAAATCGTCTTGTTTAGGCCGGGCGTGGAACCCGAAAAGGTCCGCTCCCTGGTCGAGGAGTGCGGGGGAAGGCTCAAGAAGCGACTGCCAATAGTGAACGGCGCAGCGTGCGTCTTTCCCGAGGAAGCGACGGCCATGAGCCTCCTTTCACGCTCAGGCGAGGTGGCGTGGGTGGAGGACGATTTCGTCGTCTCTGTTACGAGTGCTTGCTTGTTCGGTCCGGGACCGCGTCCCAAGCCGCGTCAACAGGTTGTGCCCTGGGGGATCACGAAGGTGCGGGCTCCCGAGGCCTGGAGCCGCGCCACCGGAAGGGGAGTGCGCGTGGCCGTGCTCGACACGGGCATAGACGCCGACCACCCTGACCTCAAACCGAATGTCGACGGCGGGTTCGACTGCATCAACGAGACGACGACCATAGCCGACGACAACGGCCACGGCACGCACGTGGCCGGAACCATCGCGGCACTGGACAACGATATCGGGGTCGTGGGGGTGGCGCCCGAGGCACGGCTTTACTCCGTGAAGGCTTTCGATTCTCGGGGCCAGGGTCAGGTGTCTGACATAGTGCAGGGCGTGGAGTGGTGTATTACCAACCGTATGCAGGTCATCAACATGAGCTTCGGAACCCCCGATTCCAGCAAGGCCCTGACCATCGCCATCGAACAGGCTGCTCGTGCAGGCATCGTGATGGTCGCGGCCGCGGGCAACGACGGCAAGCGTGATCACGTGCTGTACCCAGCCCGTGATCCCAATGTGATCGCCGTGGCCGCATCAACCCGTGACGACCGCGTGGCTTCGTTCAGCAACTCCGGCGAACAGGTGGCGGTCGCCGCGCCCGGTGAAGATATCTTCTCGACGCACAGGGACGGCGGGTACAAGACCTTGGCCGGCACGTCCATGGCTTGCCCTCATGTCGCCGGAATCGCCGCGCTGATCCTCTCGGCCTCGCCAGGCCTCGACAGGGACGCTGTCCGGGACATTCTGTGCAAGACAGCCACCCGGCTGCCAGGGTTTGCCCCTGACCAGCAAGGATCGGGCATAGTGAACGCCCTGGAGGCGGTCGCTCGTGTTCGTCTGTCGCCCTGACTGTTCCACCCGGGGATTCTCACCCGGAGTACTCCTGTGTGTGACGAGGTGATCCGCTGTGGCCCAAGTGTCCCGCGTCCTTGAGGACGCAACATGGCAGCTTTTGGGTCTACCGAACGTGGTAGGCGTGGGCCGCGGATACAAGGTTACCGCCGGCATCCGTGGCTCCACTGAGTGTATTGTCGTGCTCGTGAAGAAGAAACTACCGAGGGGAGTTCTCGAGACTCAGGCAATGGCTCCCGCCGAGGTGCATGGGGTTCCCACCGACGTCGTGGAGGTCGGGGAGATACGGTTCCTTGAAGGAGGCGCTGAAGGCGCAGGCGATGAACCGGTCGACACACCGACCTGGACTGAAAGGCCCCGCAGAGGGGCGCGGATTCGCCCTGCTCGGCCTGGCGTCAGCATTGGTCACTATCAAGTGACCGCGGGCACGCTGGGGGCGATAGTGTGGGACAGGAAGACTGGGGAGCCTTTCATCCTGTCCTGCAACCACGTGCTCGCCAACGCCACCTCTGGTCGGGACGGCAGAGCGAAGCTGGGC
Encoded here:
- a CDS encoding S8 family peptidase, whose translation is MVRKIVLFRPGVEPEKVRSLVEECGGRLKKRLPIVNGAACVFPEEATAMSLLSRSGEVAWVEDDFVVSVTSACLFGPGPRPKPRQQVVPWGITKVRAPEAWSRATGRGVRVAVLDTGIDADHPDLKPNVDGGFDCINETTTIADDNGHGTHVAGTIAALDNDIGVVGVAPEARLYSVKAFDSRGQGQVSDIVQGVEWCITNRMQVINMSFGTPDSSKALTIAIEQAARAGIVMVAAAGNDGKRDHVLYPARDPNVIAVAASTRDDRVASFSNSGEQVAVAAPGEDIFSTHRDGGYKTLAGTSMACPHVAGIAALILSASPGLDRDAVRDILCKTATRLPGFAPDQQGSGIVNALEAVARVRLSP